In Bos taurus isolate L1 Dominette 01449 registration number 42190680 breed Hereford chromosome 11, ARS-UCD2.0, whole genome shotgun sequence, one DNA window encodes the following:
- the UBXN2A gene encoding UBX domain-containing protein 2A isoform X1, whose translation MKEVDNLESIKEEWVCETGSDHQPLSDSQQKNCEYFVDSLFEEAQKVGAKCLSPTEQKKQVDVSIKLWKNGFTVNDDFRSYSDGASQQFLNSIKKGELPLELQGVFDKEEVDVKVEDKKNEVCMSTKPVFQPFSGQGHRLGSATPKIVSKAKNIEVENKNKLSAVPLNNLEPITNIQIWLANGKRIVQKFNISHRISHIKDFIEKYQGSQRSPPFSLATALPFLKLLDETLTLEEADLQNAVIIQRLKKTAEPFKELS comes from the exons GGTTTGTGAAACAGGATCTGACCACCAACCTCTTAGTGATAGTCAACAAAAAAATTGTGAATATTTTGTCGACAGCCTTTTTGAGGAAGCTCAGAAGGTTGGTGCCAAGTGTTTGTCTCCCACTGAACAAAAGAAACAG GTAGATGTAAGTATAAAATTATGGAAAAATGGATTCACTGTCAATGATGACTTCAGAAGTTACTCTGATGGTGCAAGTCAACAGTTTCTGAACTCCATCAAAAAAGG GGAATTACCTTTAGAATTACAGGGAGTTTTTGATAAAGAGGAGGTGGATGTTAAAGTTGAagataagaaaaatgaagtaTGTATGTCAACAAAGCCTGTGTTCCAGCCCTTCTCAGGACAAGGTCACAGACTGGGAAG TGCTACACCAAAAATTGTTTCTAAAGCAAAGAATATTGAAGTTGAGAATAAAAATAAGTTGTCTGCTGTCCCACTAAACAATCTGGAACCCATCACTAATATACAGATCTGGTTAGCCAACGGGAAAAGGATTGTCCAGAAATTTAACATTTCTCATAG GATAAGCCACATCAAAGACTTCATCGAAAAATACCAGGGATCTCAGAGGAGTCctcccttttccctggcaactgcTCTTCCTTTCCTCAAATTGCTAGATGAAACACTCACACTGGAAGAAGCTGATTTACAGAATGCTGTAATCATTCAGAGACTCAAAAAAACCGCTGAACCTTTTAAAGAACTTTCATAG